The genomic interval GCTTTTCGCGACCGTCTGGATGATAGTTTTGCCAACCTGTCTAAAAAATATGGCAAGGATAAACTGGACGTGCCGGATAAAAATAAGTTTGTTGGGTTTGATGGATACAAACAAGCCATTGCGTTGGCCGATGTAGTAATACTGGCAACCCCTCCTGGTTTTCGCCCCATTCATTTTGAAGAAGCAGTAAAAGCTGGCAAACACATATTTATGGAAAAACCGGTGGCTACTGATGTACCTGGCGTACAAAGGGTGTTGGCTGCTGCTGAAGAGGCCAAAAAGAAGAATCTGAATGTAGTAGTAGGCTTACAACGCCATTACCAGAATAATTACCGGGAAGTACTCAAACGCATCAAAGATGGAGCAGTTGGCGATATTATGTCAGGGCAGGTATACTGGAATGGAGCAGGTGTATGGGTAAAACCACGCCAGGCCAATCAAACAGAAATGGAATATCAGATGCGTAACTGGTATTATTTTAACTGGCTCTGCGGCGATCATATTCTCGAGCAACACATTCATAATATTGATGTAGCCAACTGGTTTAAAGGTGCCTATCCGGTAAGCGCCCAGGGGATGGGTGGTCGCCAAGTTCGTACCGGTAAAGAATACGGGGAAATCTTCGATCACCACTTTGTGGAATTTGTATATGCCGACGGAACGGTTATTTCCAGCCAGTGCCGTCATATTGAGGGATGTATGAACCGGGTTTCCGAAACTTTCCAGGGAACCAAAGGCCGCATAAATATCTCTGGTGATGGGGATGGAGTGATCACTGACCTGAAAGGTGGCAGTATTTATAGTCACCGGGGAAAAGAAGATCCTGATCCGTATCAGACGGAGCACGACGAATTATTTGCCGCCATCCGCAATGGTAAAACCATAAATGATGCCGAATATGGTGCAAAAAGCACGATGACAGCTATCATGGGGAGAATGGCGACTTATTCCGGGCAAGTAATTAAATGGGATGAAGCAATGGCTTCTAATTTAAGTCTGATGCCGGAACGGTTTGCTTTTGATGCCCAGCCTCCGGTACTTCCGGACAAAGATGGATTTTATCCAATACCTGTTCCAGGGAAAACCAAAGTGATGTAAGCCTTATTGGATTATAGAAATGTATAAAGATAAATGCCTGATTTTCAGTCAGGCATTTTATTTTCTGTTTATTACAGAATTTCTGCTTTTGACAATCCAGATTAACCACCGATATGTCATTTGAAAACAAAGTCGCTTTAATAACCGGAGGTGCTTCAGGTATTGGCAAAGCCACCGCCCATACTTTTGCTGAAAAAGGCGTTCATGTCATGATAGCAGATATTATGGAGGATGCAGGCTTTTTGCTGGCCAGGGAATTAAAGGCAAAAGGCGTTAAAGCTGGTTTTGTGAAAGTAGATGTGTGCCAGGCCAGTGAAGTTGAAAACATGGTGGACATTACCTTTAATACATTTGGCAGACTAGATTTTTGTGTGAATAGTGCTGGAATTGAGGGCAGCCGGACAAGAATAGACCAATATCCGGAAGCATCTTTTGAACAGGTAATGGACGTAAATGTAACTGGTTTGTGGCGCTGTATGAAAGCACAATTGCCTTTTCTCATGAAAGGGCAAAGCGGATGTATCGTGAATATTGCTTCTGTAGCCGGACTCAAAGGTTTTCCGGGGCATTGCGCCTATGCGGCCAGTAAGCATGCCGTTATTGGCCTGACTAAAACAGCGGCTATGGAATTTGTTAGATATAATATCCGCATTAATGCCGTATGCCCTGGGTTTACAGATACGCCTATGGTTGAACAAGTATTACAAACCGACCCTGCCTATATGGATAAAATACTCAAATCCATTCCCATGCGCCGTCTGGCAAATGCCCGGGAAATAGCTGATATGGTGGTCTATTTATGCTCAGCA from Rhodocytophaga rosea carries:
- a CDS encoding Gfo/Idh/MocA family protein, which codes for MSEKPENHKLSGFTRRDFVKSSAILAGGTLLSQLPVGASAYVAGDDTIKVAVIGCGGRGTGAAAQALSTKGKVKIVAMADAFRDRLDDSFANLSKKYGKDKLDVPDKNKFVGFDGYKQAIALADVVILATPPGFRPIHFEEAVKAGKHIFMEKPVATDVPGVQRVLAAAEEAKKKNLNVVVGLQRHYQNNYREVLKRIKDGAVGDIMSGQVYWNGAGVWVKPRQANQTEMEYQMRNWYYFNWLCGDHILEQHIHNIDVANWFKGAYPVSAQGMGGRQVRTGKEYGEIFDHHFVEFVYADGTVISSQCRHIEGCMNRVSETFQGTKGRINISGDGDGVITDLKGGSIYSHRGKEDPDPYQTEHDELFAAIRNGKTINDAEYGAKSTMTAIMGRMATYSGQVIKWDEAMASNLSLMPERFAFDAQPPVLPDKDGFYPIPVPGKTKVM
- a CDS encoding SDR family NAD(P)-dependent oxidoreductase, with protein sequence MSFENKVALITGGASGIGKATAHTFAEKGVHVMIADIMEDAGFLLARELKAKGVKAGFVKVDVCQASEVENMVDITFNTFGRLDFCVNSAGIEGSRTRIDQYPEASFEQVMDVNVTGLWRCMKAQLPFLMKGQSGCIVNIASVAGLKGFPGHCAYAASKHAVIGLTKTAAMEFVRYNIRINAVCPGFTDTPMVEQVLQTDPAYMDKILKSIPMRRLANAREIADMVVYLCSAQATFITGQAFAVDGGITAM